ACCGTCGCGAACCCCGTCAGGACGACGATGTCGATGGGATCCAGGTACCCAAGGAGGGCCGCCTTCCTGGCGGCGTCCCCCATGTAGTACATCGGATTCACCTGCGCGATCCTGTAGGCCCATTCCGGCATGACGCTGGGTGGCATGAAGATTCCCGATAGGAACATCATTGGGAGCGTCAGCGCCCCGGTGAGCATCTCGGCCACTTCGGACCTACCCGCCAGCGACGCCATCAGGAGGGCGAACCCTATCATGGTGGCGGCCGACAGGATCCCAACGCACAGCAGGAGGAACGGATGCGGTACCTTCGCGCCCAAGGCGAGTGCCGTCACCAGTACGATCCCGCAGCGGACGGCCCCCCAGAGACTCATGTTGAGGAACCTTCCTATCACGACGTCTCTGGGTCTTATAGGGGCGGCGAACAGCGCGTAAGTGACGCCTGTCTCTATTTCCTCCATCATGACGCGACCCATGCCGAAGATCGATCCCATGGTAGCCGCCAGCACCACCAGTCCCGGCACCAGGAAGTCGAAGTACTTGAGCCCCTTTACCGGAGCCTCGAAGTCGAACGGGTTCACCAGCACTCCCGAGGTCGGCAGCGGTGATGGTGCCGGCGTCCAGCGAAAGGCGGCTTGGAGTTCGCGCACTGTCTTCTTCATCTCCTCCGAGACGCGCTTGGCCCAGGCGCGTTGGATGACACCCCGCACGTAGGACGAC
Above is a window of Methanopyrus sp. SNP6 DNA encoding:
- a CDS encoding ABC transporter permease — encoded protein: MSWRVIAARDLRAWLKDRRRLAPTLIMPVIMILVMYGAFHDVKPRHVTVAVLSHSSDFDPIIDALKSDHRMGVVYVRSIGEGKTMVKDGRATVFVHVPKGFPLEKAVVYYDPSDPMGSSYVRGVIQRAWAKRVSEEMKKTVRELQAAFRWTPAPSPLPTSGVLVNPFDFEAPVKGLKYFDFLVPGLVVLAATMGSIFGMGRVMMEEIETGVTYALFAAPIRPRDVVIGRFLNMSLWGAVRCGIVLVTALALGAKVPHPFLLLCVGILSAATMIGFALLMASLAGRSEVAEMLTGALTLPMMFLSGIFMPPSVMPEWAYRIAQVNPMYYMGDAARKAALLGYLDPIDIVVLTGFATVFIAAGAMLYDRIREHL